In Fusobacterium perfoetens, the sequence GGGAAAATATATCTATATAAGTGTTGGGGAAGAGGATAAAGAACCATATCTTATGTTACAACAATGGACTGATATTGTTGGAAGACTAAAAAGATACAAGGTTGATTTTAAGGGATATATCTATAAAAACGAGTATCATACTTGGGAATATATATCTAAAGATATTGGAACTTTCTTAAGATATTTTAGTGATAAAGTGAACTAAAAAGAGGTCAAAATGAAAAAAATAGTTTTATTTGTTGTATTTGCTCTTGCCTTTTCCTCTTGTACTGTGATGAGGTATTATGAGCAATATGAATTTTTGATAAAATATGATGAGCTTGTAAGAGATTTTAATAAAACTTTGGAAGAACCTATGACAAAAAGAGATTTGAAAAAGTTGGATAAGAGATTTGTTATCTTTGAAAGACAACTTTATGAGAGAAATGAAAATTATAAAAGGCTTGATAAAAATATTGTAGATAGATATTCTAAAGAGATAAGATACTATCGTGGAATTATAAATGATTTGAAAGATTAAGGAGATGTTATGAATATATTAATGGCTCTTTCTCAACTGGAAGTAACAGGGGCTGAGGTTTACGGCGTAACTTTGGCTGATGAGCTTATAAAAAGAGGAAATAAAGTATATATTGTTTCGGATACTTTGACAAAACCAACTGATGCTGAGTATTTTAAAATAGAATTTAATAAGAGAAGTCTTGGGCAAAGAGTAGACCAAGTAAAAAAACTTTTGAAAATTATAAGAGAAAAAGATATTCAAGTGGTACACGCTCACTCTAGAGCATCTTCTTGGAGTTCGGCAATAGCTTGTAAAATAGCTGGTATCCCTCTTGTAACTACTACTCACGGTAGACAACCAATACATTTTAGTAGAAAAGTTATAAAAGGTTTTGGGGATTTTGGGATAACTGTCTGTGAAAATATATATAATCAACTTGTGGAATGTCTAGGAGTTAAAGAGGATAAACTTTGTGTATTGAGAAATCCTGTGGGCTTAGAAGAATATAGTTTTTCTAGTATGCCAAAAAATAATAAAAAAATAATATCAATCATAGGTAGACTATCTGGTCCTAAAGGTGATGTATGCTATGACTTACTTGAAAAAATCTGTGTTGATGATAGTTACACAGTACAAGTAATCGGTGGTAAAGAGATACCTGAAAGTTTTAAAAAATTTGAAAACAGAGTTAATTTCTTGGGATATGTAAATAATGTACCTGAGGAGATAAAAAAATCAGATTTAATAATCGGTGCTGGTAGAGTGGCTATCGAGGGGATTTTATCTGGAAGACCTGTTATAGCTGTGGGAGAACAAGAATATCTAGGGCTTGTAACAAGGGAGAGTATAAAAAAATCTCTTGCTAGTAACTTTGGAGACGTTAATCCTAAAGCAAAAGGTGTAGATGTAAGTGGTGTTTTAAAAGATATAGAAAAATCTTTTGAGATGGAAGAGGGAGAACTTTTAGAACTAAGAGGAGTAATCGAAGAAAACTTTTCTTTTGATAAGATAATAGACGAGATTGAAAAGATATATGCAAGACAATATGTACTAAAGAAAAAATATGATATTCCTGTTATTATGTATCATAGAATCATAAGAGAAAATGATGTAAAAGGTGTCCACGGAATCTATGTATTGGATAAAGTTTTTGATGAGCAGATGAAATATCTAAAAGAGAGTGGTTATCAAACTATAACTTTTGAAGATATTAAAAATGGAAAATGGAGAGATAGATTTAACAAGGGAAATAAATGGATAATGATAACTTTTGATGATGGTTATACAGATAACTATGAGGTGGCTTTCCCAATTCTTAAAAAATATGGATTTAAGGCAACTATCTATCTTTTAGGAGAGGTAAAATATAATAAGTGGGACGTTGATGTAAAAGAAAATCCTGAAGAAAGATTTGAGCTTATGAGTGATAAACAAATCCTAGAGATGCAGGATTATGGAATAGAGTTTGGGGGACATACTCTAACTCACCCTAAATTAGCTGAGCTTGAGATTTCAGATGCTAGACGTGAGATACTAGAATCAAAAGAGATTTTAGATAAAAAGCTTGGAAGAAATATGAATGTCTTTGCTTATCCTTATGGAAGTCTTAATGAAGAGGTAAAATCTG encodes:
- a CDS encoding polysaccharide deacetylase family protein, whose product is MNILMALSQLEVTGAEVYGVTLADELIKRGNKVYIVSDTLTKPTDAEYFKIEFNKRSLGQRVDQVKKLLKIIREKDIQVVHAHSRASSWSSAIACKIAGIPLVTTTHGRQPIHFSRKVIKGFGDFGITVCENIYNQLVECLGVKEDKLCVLRNPVGLEEYSFSSMPKNNKKIISIIGRLSGPKGDVCYDLLEKICVDDSYTVQVIGGKEIPESFKKFENRVNFLGYVNNVPEEIKKSDLIIGAGRVAIEGILSGRPVIAVGEQEYLGLVTRESIKKSLASNFGDVNPKAKGVDVSGVLKDIEKSFEMEEGELLELRGVIEENFSFDKIIDEIEKIYARQYVLKKKYDIPVIMYHRIIRENDVKGVHGIYVLDKVFDEQMKYLKESGYQTITFEDIKNGKWRDRFNKGNKWIMITFDDGYTDNYEVAFPILKKYGFKATIYLLGEVKYNKWDVDVKENPEERFELMSDKQILEMQDYGIEFGGHTLTHPKLAELEISDARREILESKEILDKKLGRNMNVFAYPYGSLNEEVKSVVKEAGYQFAVATDSGSLSFSEDLFQIRRIAIFPKNNMFSFKRKVSGKYNFVKVKREKRKK